The candidate division WOR-3 bacterium nucleotide sequence ACAGGGTGGCACGATTGTCTGCTTGACTCAGTCGCATGGTGATGTTTTTGAAGCATTACCTGGATCGCCGACCGGATATGGCTGGACCCAGGATCAATCATGCCATTTATATGCATGTTATTTGAATCTATGGGATACATTTTTATCCGGGCAGAATAATATCGTATTCGACGCGAATATGGATGGCTATATCACCGGTTATCCCGACGGCGGAGAGCCGTTTCTCATGAGGATTGCCAATGGTAATGCAGGGTTTGTGCGTTATCCTTATGGATTAGGTCAGGTGATTCTCTACACTGGTTATACAGACTATGCGTATCGATTCGGCGGAAATTTCAAAGATGCAGCGGCAATGATCCGTGATCTGGTGACATCATACATTGTTACTGACACCATTCCCGAATTCTACCAGGATTCACTGGTCGCATTAAACGCAACATTATATTATCCTGAATATGAGAACAATGGTCCGGCAAACCGGGCAGATATCGTAACCTATTATCCAAACCGCGATTCTTTGCGTTTGGATCAGGTTGTGCTCTCGCCGCCTATGTTGCCTGGCGATACCCAGGTTGTGTCACTGGCATCGATCGATGCACCGTGCTCACTGGGAATTTATCCTTTGGCATTTACATTGTTTAATGATACAATTGCCGTATCAAACGAGGAATACAGCAATGCATTTGCTGTGAAATGTAGTATTGAAGTAGGTAACTACAATGTGGGAGATTTTCAACTGTGGGCTACGGTTGAATCAGAATCTGCTTTCTATAGAATGCCGATCGAATTTACCATTAATGTCCGTAATAATACCGAGGATACACTAATCGGGAATATTTATATAGGAAGACTGGGTGGCTGGCCACCGCAGTTAATCCCCGAGGATTCAATCAAATATGTGACTTTGCTACCGGATACAGTTAGTCTATTTGCATGGGATACAGTATCTGATAATTCCCGGTCCTATTTCTTCTGTTTAAAAGATAGCACAGCGTATACTACCCTTGCTCAGTTCAGTAAATTTATCGAGGTGACATTCCCGCGTGCGCGAGCTTTTGTCGAGTGCGACAGCAGCGCTTATCAACACAATGACACAGTGCATTATAGTGTAAGTTTTAAAACCAATTACGAAGGCATCGATAGTTTTACGATAGCCATAATATACCATGGCTGGAATCAAGAGGACACGGTATTTGAATTACGCGATACCATTAAATATTTGAAAGACAGTATTGTTACCTATGCATCATCATTATTTCTGCCGCAGGATTTTTCACCGGGTTATTACTCGATAAAAGCCGAAACCTACTGGCGCGGAAGGAAATGTGCATTCGGTACAGCTTATTTCTATTTGCACGGACCGCGCATCTGGTTGACTCTGGATAAAGATAAAGAAATAACCGGCAGTGATACCGCATTTTTAACCGTGCATATGGATCCAGAATCGTATATCTGGTCAGACAATAATCTCGACTACTATATTTCAAGCTACAAACATCCAACTGAAGATACTCTTCTTTCCTACCATATACACTATGATACCTTACGCCACAATGATACGCTGTCAATGCCTTTTGCTTTAGAAATCGATTCCTTAACCCTGGATCGGACGTACTACTTTTTCCGTTATAATTTCGAGAGTTTTGATACAATTAACGGATATTACTTGTTTGACAACGACATTGCCATTAGTATGCTGGGCAATTTTTGGGGAAGGCATTGGGGCGATACGTTATACTGGAAGATAAACTTGAAAAATACCGGTGATTTTGCCACGCCCATACAATTGATCACGGAATTTGAAAAGCCTTCAGGAAATTATTATGATTCCTTGATTGTTGATATGCAATTGGAAATGGACACTACGTTCTACTATACGACGACGGTCGATTCGGGTACCCCGACCGGATATTATGTCGTGACTGCACGGGTACGTTTTGGCAAAGACTACAAAGAATTAAAGCGTGGATGCCGGGTTGTTGAACCAACACAGCCCAATATCGTCTTGGCCCTTGATACGATATACTATCAAACCGGCGATACTGCACAGGTAATTCTCTTCAATACCGGCGAATTGGAAGGAGAAGTAAATCTCACTGACATTGGATTGTATGATATTGATTGGAATTATTTTCCATTGGATACTGCACACTTTGTCATTCCTGGCGGAGGGTTTGCCTTTTACGAATTTGTCGTCCCGGAAGTAATGAGTGGTCCTTATCATCTTAATATTCACGGAATTGTAGCAGTATATAATACAATAATTGACGAACGATTTGGTTTGCAGATCAAAGGCATTGAAGCGGATTATGCATTAATGACCTCAAAGGAGATTTACTTACCCTACGAAGAGGTTAAACCACAGCTCATATGTGATAACGGAGCATACCAGCTTGATGCGACAGCATATTTGTCGATTACTCCCCATGGATTATATCCGGGCGATACGAGTTTTATCCCAGGTGGCGATGATTATCTCTGGCCAATCGATGATTGGAACTCACCAGGCTGTACCTTATCAAATGGTAAAGTGACCTTGTTGGGATGGGACAAATTCTACTGGGCTGACTGGTGGAGCATGAGACCAGGGTATGGCGAGCGTGGCGGTGAAATTTTATCCGAAGACCAGTATATTAAGGTAATGCTTGATGCAAGAAACAGTGGAAAAGAACGCGGCGACGAGCCGATCAAATGCGTGGCAATGGCAGATAAAGACGGTGCCCTGTACGTTGCTCTGACGACTGATCTGCGCCGGAAAATTATCGGTCCATACCCCGAATGGACTGATGTTTTCGAACTGTCAGACATTGCTTCCATTAATCATTTTGTCATCGACAATGACTACTTTTACATCGTTGATGCTGACAGCGAGTGCCTTTATAAGGTATCACAGAATTCCGGGAGTGTATCAAAACAATGGCGAATTACTAATCCTGGCGGAATCGGGATTTACAACGGCTATCTGTACGTAGTTGATAAAACAAATCACGCAGTATTAAAAACCGACCTCAGTGGTGATTCTATCATAGTTTTCGGGACTGATTCATTAGTTGAGCCAACTGATCTGGCAATTGACAGCAATGGAAATATCTACGTTGCCGATGTGAATAAAGCCAAGGTGTATATATTCGATCCAACCGGAAATATCATCGGCACCCGCACCAATAATAGGTTCTCTCGGATTGCGGTTGATGCTAAAGGCTATTTGTATGGAGCAGATATTGACAATCTGTGTCTTGCAAAATTTGATGAAACCGGTACTTTACTTGAATATTATTTCTGGACATTACCTGATGAGATAGCCGTAAGCGATACATTAATCCATATGACATTGATCCATTCGGATTATTATGATGATTACATAACTACCGAGGTCGTTACTAACTATGGTCGAAACAAGGGTTATACAACAACCGAACAAGCCTGGATCCCGGGGCTTAAATACATTACTGATTTTCACCCTTACGAATATGCAAATGCCGGACATATCGATTGGTTCTTCAAAGTCTGGTGTCCGGCTGACACCCTGCTTCCGGAAGTTTGGTATCCGATTGATTCATTGCACCTTGTCGATTGTGAGGATTACGATAATTACACGCCAGTTTTCAAAGCGGAAATAAGTAATCCTTCAGATGGGTTTTGTCCGGAGATCGAGAGATTCGACTTAAGTTATGTGTCCCGACGTAGCGGCGATGTCATATGGTCTGGTATGGAATCCCTCAGCGTTGCACCTTTAGATTCTGTACTCTTTGAACAGAATGCAGGTGTGATCCAAGATACTGGAGAATTCATTTTGTGGGGGGATATTATTCTGAATAATCAACAGCGTGTGCCGTCATTGAATCCCCATGTGTTCTATATCGATGAAGCCCTGTTGGCGCTGGGAATTACGACTGACCGTGAAATTTACTATCCAGGAGAGGAGGTCATAGTCAGTTCATATATTGGCAACAACTCGGATTCAACCTATACGGACATAGTTTATCAGCTTATAAAAGAAACAAATATTGTGCTCGACACGCTGATCACTACACTCAGTCCACAGTCAGTCTGCACATTGACAACAACACTTACTGACAGTAATTCCTTTATGCTCCATGGGCAGGTGTTCAGGACCGGTCTGGATACAACATCGGCGCTTGCATTTGTGGAAATGGAAACACCAGAAATATCATTCTGGACCGTCAGTCCCTGCACCGTTGATCATCAACCCTTTGAAGTGTCCACGGAAATTGCAAACTGGTGGTCAAGGGAAGTCGAGATAGTATTTAAAACAACTTGCGGTTCAAATGAATTTTTTGATACCCTAATGCTCTACAGCTCGGAAACCAAAACCATTGAACATTCATTCACAATTCAGAATGACGATATACTATGGAGTGAACTTGTGCAGCCGTTTGAGATGAGTGATTCATTCCCAATACGATTCGGCATGAAATTAAATGTCGAAAGCGATTCAGTTATAACCTCCAATCCTAGTGTTATAATTCCTTACTATGCTGTAAACATCGGTGATTATGATTGCATGTTCGATTTGCATTTAGAGGTTGTGGATTCCTCAGGGCTTATATATGATTCGGTTACATATACCGAGGTATTGCCAGTGAGCGATACCCTTACAGGAGAGTTTGGTGTTACTCTGGATTATGGTGAATATAGCTTTACATGGGATGCATTAATCCATACAAGTTCCATTGTCCTTGCCCAGGGATCACAGGTTATAAAAGTTTTTCAGCCAGATATTGTAACGGTCGATTCGATAATACTTTTAGCAGAATGTGATTCAATCGGTCGGCTCATCTTCGAGGTATTGGTGACGAATCACTCAGCACAGCCATTTTATGGCGCCATAGAGCTTTCCTCGAATATAATCCAGGAAGAGCTGCCATTAGATCTTAACGCGTTTGCCAGTGATACAATAGAATTTTTATGTTCTGTTGTTCCCGATCAAGGCTATCAATCAATGACTGCCCGTATTTTGCAAAATGGAGAACCTATGGTAGAATTCACAGATTCTGTATATTGCCAGCCGATGATCATTCTCGATTCTCTGCCGCCCATGGTTACCATTAATATCGGTGATTCAGCTCGTATTTACATCTCCACACAGAACCAGGGGACTGCTCACGGACAGAAGGACATGGAATTCGTATTTACCGAATTTATCGAGGAAGAACGCGTAGTTGACCTGAATCCTGGACAACAGACAATTGACACGTTCACCTTTTACGTACCAGAGGATCTTGAAGAAAAAATGTACTATGCATCAGTATGGTTGGATAATACCGAGTATATTCTACCAATATACATTCAGGGGTATAAGGTTGCGGTCGATGCTCACCTCAACCAGCCGTATTTTAAGCCGGGCGATACCATCATTCTTAGCCTGAATATCAGTAATCAGAACGAACGCAACCTGCCCGGATTCTGTGTCGGCAATTACGATGAAGAAAATATCACCCAAGATTTCTTGTTATCTGGCTTTAAGCGGTGTGTAGACATAAGTAACATAGAATTCATTAAAGCAACTGCAGACAGCGGTGTATACGTATCACCGGTTCTCTGGTTGGATGGATTTGACAGTCTAAAAGTTATACCTGAAGGAACCGGCGTATTCAACTTCTATTCCCGGGTTGTGGAGGCAGACAGCGTGCATTATTCACTGTGGTACAGTGATTCGATACTACCTGAACATGCCGAGCACATGCAGTTCAAAATTCAGTTCCAGGATACCATATCCAAGCTGGAACGAGTGCATATCAGGATGTATGATTCTTTGGCATTTCGGGATACCATAATCGAGCAGTTTGCTCCGGTGGACATCGAAAATCAGTTCTCATTCATTTTTGACCCGATTATGAATATTCTTTTCTATGGTATATATACGGAAACCGGCAGAGGATTATGGCTGAACACGATCTACGTTTTCGAGGAGAATGATACCTGCAATATTGTCACTGATAAGCAAACTTATGATATGGGTGATACGGTATTTGTCTCAGTCCAATCTCCATATGCAGGGCAGTTTTCATGGCGTGTCGAATTTGATCCCTTTGGCAGTTTATCTGATTCTCTGTGGTTGGATTCACTCAATAATGAGTTTAATTTTGTTCTACCTCCTGAACTGGCAAGCGGTCAATACACAATTAACTTTGATTTTGCGATCAATGGCGACACAGCATCGATATTCACATCATCACACCCATTTAATGTACGCGGCTACTTGGTTTCAGTCTACGAATGCCGTTTGGATACGAATCAATATCAACCGGATGATTCGATGTTTATTCGCTTCAAAATGCATTCATCGCACTCAATCGATCTTATCACAAAATTGAAGTTTATGCAAAACTACCAGCCCTATGGAACAATTAGTGATACTATTGCCGTTAATGCTGGATACAATGTTATTGATTATGCCACTGTTGTGCCGGAGCTTAACCGTGGTCCAGCGGTCTTGAATTATTCGTTCAGCAAAGACAGTATTACCCTGTTTTATTCTTCTGAGGCATTTATGGTTCAGATCCCTGATACCATACCACCGGTAGCTCAGTTCATTGAAATTCCAGAGAACACCTACGATCCCAACGTTGATCATATTGTTAAGATAACTGCAACCGATGAAACCAGTATTGATGATACCTTGTACTACCATATTGGGTATGCACAATATTCACTAAGTCATTATACCCAGTCAGGTGATACTTTGGTCTATAAAATCCCATCGCAGCCACGTGGTACCAATGTCGCGTATTACATTACACTGCAAGACAGTTTTGACAATCTCACAAGGTTGCCTGATATAGATTACAACCAGTTCTGGATTTTGAACCCGTTGCCACCTTCATCCTGTAAGATAGATACTGTAAGTCAAAATATCAGAATCTCGTGGGATTGTCCGACTGAGAATATAATCTATCATTCTGGTTATCCCTCTGAATCAAAAACAGATTCAATTGCGGTCAGGTTTACACCACAATACACACCTGCTGAACTGAAGAATATCAATATATTTATTGAAAAAACAGTGCCAGATACAACAACGCTCAACATAAATTTCTATTCAGTCGAACAAGGAATGCCGGGCAGTAAAATATATCCGTCAAAAGCAGTCAAGATCGTTGAAGAAGGTCCACACTGGATTGAAGTGCCGATTGACTCAATTGCGCTTAACGGCGAGATATTTATTGCATTCCATGGTGATAATCTGAAATTCTTTGGCGATGCTGATGAGAGTGTTTATCGTACTCTTATTAAAGATAATGAATGGGAAACCAATGCACTTTTTGGCAATATGTTGGCACACGCGGAATTTAGTTATGAGATCGACAGTTTGTTTTATCAAGTATTGCGCGAGGATACTTCATGGTTTACGGTTATTGGTGATTCATTAGACAGTGGTCCATTTATTGATTCCATGGTGAGTGGTGAAAATACGTATCGGTACCTTGTTAAAGCTCATTACATGGAACCGGACTTAAACGGTATCTCGCCGATACTCACGCAGACTTATGATTATACACCACCCACCTTTGGCGATTCTGTCACCATTGTTGAATACGAACAAGGCTATTATATCGGCTGTGAGATTTCAGATGGCATCGGTATCGCGGTTGATAGTATGGTTTATAATGGGCTTTCGATTGGGCACGATAGTATTGTCAATAATTTCTATTGGTATTCAATACCGACAAGCGGGCAAATGATATCCTATTA carries:
- a CDS encoding T9SS type A sorting domain-containing protein gives rise to the protein MTQSHGDVFEALPGSPTGYGWTQDQSCHLYACYLNLWDTFLSGQNNIVFDANMDGYITGYPDGGEPFLMRIANGNAGFVRYPYGLGQVILYTGYTDYAYRFGGNFKDAAAMIRDLVTSYIVTDTIPEFYQDSLVALNATLYYPEYENNGPANRADIVTYYPNRDSLRLDQVVLSPPMLPGDTQVVSLASIDAPCSLGIYPLAFTLFNDTIAVSNEEYSNAFAVKCSIEVGNYNVGDFQLWATVESESAFYRMPIEFTINVRNNTEDTLIGNIYIGRLGGWPPQLIPEDSIKYVTLLPDTVSLFAWDTVSDNSRSYFFCLKDSTAYTTLAQFSKFIEVTFPRARAFVECDSSAYQHNDTVHYSVSFKTNYEGIDSFTIAIIYHGWNQEDTVFELRDTIKYLKDSIVTYASSLFLPQDFSPGYYSIKAETYWRGRKCAFGTAYFYLHGPRIWLTLDKDKEITGSDTAFLTVHMDPESYIWSDNNLDYYISSYKHPTEDTLLSYHIHYDTLRHNDTLSMPFALEIDSLTLDRTYYFFRYNFESFDTINGYYLFDNDIAISMLGNFWGRHWGDTLYWKINLKNTGDFATPIQLITEFEKPSGNYYDSLIVDMQLEMDTTFYYTTTVDSGTPTGYYVVTARVRFGKDYKELKRGCRVVEPTQPNIVLALDTIYYQTGDTAQVILFNTGELEGEVNLTDIGLYDIDWNYFPLDTAHFVIPGGGFAFYEFVVPEVMSGPYHLNIHGIVAVYNTIIDERFGLQIKGIEADYALMTSKEIYLPYEEVKPQLICDNGAYQLDATAYLSITPHGLYPGDTSFIPGGDDYLWPIDDWNSPGCTLSNGKVTLLGWDKFYWADWWSMRPGYGERGGEILSEDQYIKVMLDARNSGKERGDEPIKCVAMADKDGALYVALTTDLRRKIIGPYPEWTDVFELSDIASINHFVIDNDYFYIVDADSECLYKVSQNSGSVSKQWRITNPGGIGIYNGYLYVVDKTNHAVLKTDLSGDSIIVFGTDSLVEPTDLAIDSNGNIYVADVNKAKVYIFDPTGNIIGTRTNNRFSRIAVDAKGYLYGADIDNLCLAKFDETGTLLEYYFWTLPDEIAVSDTLIHMTLIHSDYYDDYITTEVVTNYGRNKGYTTTEQAWIPGLKYITDFHPYEYANAGHIDWFFKVWCPADTLLPEVWYPIDSLHLVDCEDYDNYTPVFKAEISNPSDGFCPEIERFDLSYVSRRSGDVIWSGMESLSVAPLDSVLFEQNAGVIQDTGEFILWGDIILNNQQRVPSLNPHVFYIDEALLALGITTDREIYYPGEEVIVSSYIGNNSDSTYTDIVYQLIKETNIVLDTLITTLSPQSVCTLTTTLTDSNSFMLHGQVFRTGLDTTSALAFVEMETPEISFWTVSPCTVDHQPFEVSTEIANWWSREVEIVFKTTCGSNEFFDTLMLYSSETKTIEHSFTIQNDDILWSELVQPFEMSDSFPIRFGMKLNVESDSVITSNPSVIIPYYAVNIGDYDCMFDLHLEVVDSSGLIYDSVTYTEVLPVSDTLTGEFGVTLDYGEYSFTWDALIHTSSIVLAQGSQVIKVFQPDIVTVDSIILLAECDSIGRLIFEVLVTNHSAQPFYGAIELSSNIIQEELPLDLNAFASDTIEFLCSVVPDQGYQSMTARILQNGEPMVEFTDSVYCQPMIILDSLPPMVTINIGDSARIYISTQNQGTAHGQKDMEFVFTEFIEEERVVDLNPGQQTIDTFTFYVPEDLEEKMYYASVWLDNTEYILPIYIQGYKVAVDAHLNQPYFKPGDTIILSLNISNQNERNLPGFCVGNYDEENITQDFLLSGFKRCVDISNIEFIKATADSGVYVSPVLWLDGFDSLKVIPEGTGVFNFYSRVVEADSVHYSLWYSDSILPEHAEHMQFKIQFQDTISKLERVHIRMYDSLAFRDTIIEQFAPVDIENQFSFIFDPIMNILFYGIYTETGRGLWLNTIYVFEENDTCNIVTDKQTYDMGDTVFVSVQSPYAGQFSWRVEFDPFGSLSDSLWLDSLNNEFNFVLPPELASGQYTINFDFAINGDTASIFTSSHPFNVRGYLVSVYECRLDTNQYQPDDSMFIRFKMHSSHSIDLITKLKFMQNYQPYGTISDTIAVNAGYNVIDYATVVPELNRGPAVLNYSFSKDSITLFYSSEAFMVQIPDTIPPVAQFIEIPENTYDPNVDHIVKITATDETSIDDTLYYHIGYAQYSLSHYTQSGDTLVYKIPSQPRGTNVAYYITLQDSFDNLTRLPDIDYNQFWILNPLPPSSCKIDTVSQNIRISWDCPTENIIYHSGYPSESKTDSIAVRFTPQYTPAELKNINIFIEKTVPDTTTLNINFYSVEQGMPGSKIYPSKAVKIVEEGPHWIEVPIDSIALNGEIFIAFHGDNLKFFGDADESVYRTLIKDNEWETNALFGNMLAHAEFSYEIDSLFYQVLREDTSWFTVIGDSLDSGPFIDSMVSGENTYRYLVKAHYMEPDLNGISPILTQTYDYTPPTFGDSVTIVEYEQGYYIGCEISDGIGIAVDSMVYNGLSIGHDSIVNNFYWYSIPTSGQMISYYFIVQDSAGNLARNPDTGYFYIIPHIPEGFSGHISKDTTWSTDILIKGDVWVDSGVTLTINPGVSVKFIPNFDDEHAGIDTTRAEFIIKGVMKLLGNDSMYVTFTSNSATPQKNDWYGIRFECKDSCIDVSYLRLEYAKLGLFYELNRFFKIRYDVISNCERGIVSRSNFTQISETQLINCDQGAVINDGYLNFVERCEFLGNSTGLVLNGKDQDRRFTSLPYYRLAQDTGAIGALSNDFVSEDIDSRKWQLVLVYNNMFSCNDTGVIFMDCAVSMVNKNIFTGNAMAVYITENAWPILGIRLTGMNLFQVPIDSLHCYAIYNNTTHYIFAEGNWWNSNNEDSIAAMIWDYYDDNALGIVDFKPFRETEVADICQGGTQSSSDDIIEEIGFEVPTIIHQGNIVVKYQTPTGRQATISIYDITGRLVKKVTLRGSSGVKQHSINCADLSGGLYFIWFKTNTFSEIKKVILVK